Genomic window (Thermoleophilaceae bacterium):
GCTTGTGGCGTGACAGCCTGAGGCTCCTAGGCGGCTCCCACGAGTACTCGGTGTTCCGCCAGGTACGCACGGCTCAGAGCTTCGGTGACGCGACGGAGGTCGCCTTCCCGAGCGTCTTCGATTTGACGCGCCGCTCCGGTGGCCACTGCGAGCGAGCTCACGGCGGCCAGTTGGGCGTCGCAACCGAGGTGCTCGGCATGTGGGACGCAGGCGCGGAGCGTCCGCTCCAGTTCCAGGGCGGCCGGGATCCGGCCGCCCGATTCGGGGTCGATCAGGCGTGCATTCATGCCATCGCGAGCCGCGAGAAAGCGGTTCTCCTCGATCACCTCCGCGGCGGGGCCTTCCGCGCGGGCAACGTCCCGCTCCAGTTCGAGCGCCGCGAGTGATTGCACGAGCGCCGCAAGCGCGGCCACGTCATCCACGGTCGTCTGCGCGTCCATGATGCGGATCTCGACGGTGCCGTATCGCGGCTGCAGGCGGATGTCCCACCAGAGAAACGAGGGATCGGCGATCGCTCCCGAACGGATCAACCGCTCAACCGCCTGGACCCAGTCCGCGTAGCCGCCGAACAAGCGCGGCGGGCCGGTCCGGGGGAATGCGTCGAACAGGCTCACGCGGGTCGAGCAGAAGCCGGTCTCCCTGCCCTGCCAGAACGGAGAGTTCGCCGACAGCGCGAGCAGCAGCGGGAGGTGCTTGCGCATGCCGTTCTGCAGCCGAACCGCGGCGCCGGCCGTCGGCACACCCACGTGGATGTGGGTGGCCAGCGTCGGCTCGCGGCGCGCCAGAACGCGCAGCGAGTCCGCCACTTCGCGATAGCGCCGCTGACCGGACACGGTGGTCTCGCTCCACACAGCGGCCGGGTGGGTGCCGGCCACGGCCGGTCGCAAGCCGTGCGCGGAGAGCGCCTCCGCAAGCGCATCTCGAAGCTGCGCGAGCTCCGCCACCGCGTCCGCCACAAGAACATGCACGCCCGTCTGCGTTTCCATCACGGCGGCGTGCGTCTCGGGCGACACCCGGCCGCGCAGCTCGGCCGGCAACGTGGCGAGCACCTCGTCCGAGCGGAAGGCAAGGGACCAGTCGCTCGGATCGACGAGCATGAACTCCTCCTCGATTCCGATCGTCAACGGGCTGGGCCGCCAGACGGACCACTCGGGCGACCGCGTTGTTGCCGCGTTGGTCATCGCGAGGTGAGACGCGATCTTTCCCGATTCCAATCCGTGAGCTTCGACACATACCGCACCGACTAACCCACTCCGTATCCTCGAACGGGGTGGCCACAGAGACCGCACAACCGACGGATCGGGAGGAGCGCATCCGCGCCCAGCGGCGCGCGCTGCCGGACGCCCCCGGCGTGTACCTCTTCCGCGGCAGCAACCGCAAGGTGCTGTACGTGGGCAAGGCGAAGTCGCTGAAGAAGCGCGTGCAGTCGCACTTCTCGAGCCCCTCCACGCGCGGCTCCACCGACCTGCTCGACGAGATCGACAACATCGAGTTCATCGCCACGCAGACCGAGGCGGAGGCGCTGCTCGCCGAGCAGACCTTCATCCGCCAGTACCGCCCCCGCTACAACGTCCGGCTGCGCGACGACAAGTCCTATCCCTACATCGCGATCTCGCTGGACGAGGACTTTCCGCGCGTCTACTTCACCCGCGAGAAGCATCGCCGCGGCCGCGCCTACTTCGGCCCGTTCAGCAACGCCAAGCGAGTCAGGGAGACCCTCGATCTGCTCGGCAAGGTGTTCCAGTTCCGCACGTGCGATGGCCCCGAGCCGGGGCGCGCAAGCGGCAGCCCCTGCCTCGACTACTTCATCAAGCGCTGCCAGGCGCCCTGCGTGGGATACGTGTCGAAGGAGGAGTACCGCCACAGCGTCGAGTCGATCGTCGCCTTCCTCTCGGGCCGCTACCGCCAGATCGAGCGCGACCTCGAGAAGGAGATGAAGCAGGCCGCCGCCGACCAGGAGTTCGAGCAGGCGGCGCTTCTGCGCAACCGGCTCAAGGCGGTGCGCAGCCTGCTCGAGCGGCAGCGCATCTCGAACGAATCCGTGGGCACGCTCGACGCCGTGGCGGTGGCGGCCGAGGGCACGGACGCGAACGCCCAGGTGTTCCAGGTGCGCGACGGCGTGCTGGCCGACCGCCAGAGCTTCTACCTGGAGAACGCCGCGGGGCGCGACGAGGCCGAGGTGGCCGAGGAGTTCGTCCTCCAGTACTACGCCACGTCTCCGGCCATCCCGCCTCAGGTGATCGTGCCGCGCGGTCTGCGCCGCACGGACGTGCTGGAGGAGGCGCTGTCAGACCAGCGCGGAGCACCCGTGGAGATCCGCCACGCCGAGCGCGGCGACAAGCGCCGCATCTTCGAGCTGGCCGAGAGAAACGCGCGGCTCGCGCTCGACCAGGACCGGCTCCGCTCCGAGCACCGGCGCGTGCAGCGGATCGAGGCGCTCGAGGGGCTGCAGCGCGAGCTCGGCCTGGAGCAGATCCCGATGCGCATCGAGTGCTTCGACATCTCGAACCTCGGCGAGACGCACACGGTCGCGTCGATGGTGGTATTCGAGGGCGGCTCCCCGAAGAAGTCCGACTACCGCCGCTTCGGGATCCGCGAGGCCGCGCAGGACGACTTCGCGGCGATGCAGGAGGTCCTGACACGGCGCATGGCGCAGTACGTCGCGCAGCGCGAGCGCTCGCCGCACGAGAAGAGCTACGACGCGAGCTTTGCCACCGCGCCCGGGCTGATCGTGATCGACGGCGGCAGGGGTCAGCTGTCGGCTGGTCTGCAGGCGCTCACGGAGTTCCGCGACATGGGCGTGAGCGTGGTGAGCCTCGCGAAGCGGATCGAGGAGATCTTCCTGCCGGGAATCTCCACGCCGATCGTGCTCCCGCACGACACGCCCGCGCTGCAGCTCCTGCAGCGCGTGAGGGACGAGGCCCATCGCTTCGCCATCGAGTTCCACCGCGGGCGCCGCGACAAGGCGATGACCCGCTCGATCCTCGACGAGCTGCCCGGCGTCGGGCCCACCCGCAAGCGTCTGCTGCTCCAGCACTTCGGATCGCCCGAGCGTTTCCTTCAGGCGAGCCGCGAGGAGCTCGAGGCCGTGCCCGGCCTCCCGGGCAAGGTCGCGCGCGAAATCCACGAGTACGTTCACAAGATTCGCTGACGGGCGCGCCGCGACGGCCGCTAGTGTGATTCAGAAGCGATGCCTTCCTGGAGAAAGGCCCTCCGACTCACCACGGGCCGCCCCCTCAGCGGCTCGATCGAGGATTTCGTCGTCATCACCGGCTTCTCCGGAGCGGGGAAGTCGCAGGCGATGGCGTGCTTCGAGGACGCCGGCTACTTCTGCGTCGACAATCTCCCGCCCGAGATGATCCTCTCGCTGGCCGACCTGTTCCAGCACGAGGGCAGCAAGGTGGAGCGCGCGGCGGTGGTGTCGGACGTGCGCGGCGGCGAGTTCTTCGAGGGGCTCCTCCAGGTACTCGACGAGCTCGAGGAGCGCGGCACCGATTACCGGCTGCTCTTCCTCGACGCGTCCGAGCAGGAGCTCGTCAATCGCTACAAGGAAACACGCCGCAGGCACCCGCTGGCGAGCGGCGGCGAGGTTGGCGGCGGCATCCACCGCGAGCGGGAGCTGCTTGAGCCGATTCGCGAGCGCGCCGACGTCCGCATCGACACCACGGACATGTCGGCCAGCCGCCTGCGGCGCGTGGTGGCGGACAAGATGCTCACGCCGGAGACGAAGGGCAAGCTCGCCGTGACGTTCCTCACCTACGGCTTCAAGCACGGCACGCCGCGCGAGGCCGACCTCTCCTTCGACGTCCGCTTTCTCCCCAATCCCCATTGGGAGCCGGACCTGCGCGACCTGACGGGAAGGGATCGCGCCGTCATCGACTACGTGAACAACGCGGACGGGCTGCACGAGTTCTATGACCGCCTCGTACCGCTGCTCGACTACCTGCTGCCCGCCTACATCCGCGAGGGCAAGTCACACCTCACGATCGGCATCGGCTGCACGGGCGGCCGCCACCGATCGGTGGTGATCGCCGAGCACCTGGCCGAGGTCTATGGCGACCGTGAGGGGCTTCTCGTTGACGTGGTCCACCGCGACGTGGACAAGCCCCCTCGCCGCCCCTGACCGCCACGCGGCCGGCCTCTGCGCCGCTGATAGATTGCCCCTCAGCAAGTACCTGAGTGCGAAAGGACGGCCGGATGGCGGTAAGGGTTGGGATCAACGGTTTCGGCCGCATCGGCCGCAACGTACTGCGGGCGGCGCACGCGGCTGAAGCGGACATCGAATGGGTCGGGGTCAACGACCTGTTCGACACGAAGACACTCGCGCACCTCTTCAAGTACGACTCGATTCTCGGCCCGTTCCCGGGTGAGGTCGAGGCCACCGATGACGCGATCGTGGTGGACGGCAAGGAGCTCAAGGTGTTCGCCGAGAAGGACCCGGCCGCGCTGCCGTGGGGCGACCTCGGCGTGGAGGTGGTGATCGAGTCCACCGGCCACTTCACCGACCGCGAAGGCGCCGCGAAGCACCTCGACGCCGGCGCGAAGAAGGTGATCATCTCTGCGCCCGCCAAGGGTCCGGACGCCACCATCGTCCTCGGCGTGAACGACGAGGTGTACGACCCGGACCAGCACGACGTGGTGTCGAACGCCTCCTGCACCACCAACTGCCTCGCTCCGCCGACGAAGGTGCTGCACGACACCTTCGGCATCAAGCACGGCCTGATGACGACCATCCACGCCTACACGGCCGACCAGCGCCTCCAGGACGCTCCGCACAAGGACCTCCGCCGCGCACGCGCCGCGGCGCTCAACCTGATCCCCACCTCCACCGGCGCCGCCAAGGCGATCGGGCTCGTGATCCCAGAGCTCGAGGGCAAGCTCAACGGCACGTCGGTGCGTGCGCCGGTGCCCACCGGCTCGCTCGTGGACCTCGTCGTGACCGTCGAGAAGGAAACCAGCGTGGACGAGGTGAACGCCGCGATGCGCGAGCACGCCGACAGCGGCCGCATGGAGGGCATCCTCCAGTACACGGAGGATCCGATCGTGTCGACCGACATCGAGCAGTCGCCGTACTCGTCGATCTTCGACGCCGGCATGACCATGGTCGTGGACGGCACGATGGTGAAGATCGGCGCCTGGTACGACAACGAGTGGGGCTACTCGAACAGGCTCATCGACCTGACGGAGCGGGTCGTGGCCGGTGCACCGGCGGGAGCCGGCAGCTAAGCGCCGGACGCGAGAGCAGGACGGACCCTGGGAGATGGCGGCGTTCCGCAAGAAGACGGTGCGCGACCTCGACGTGCGCGAGGGCATGCCCGTGCTCGTGCGGGTGGACTTCAACGTGCCACTCGACGACGGCCGCGTGACCGATGACGCTCGCATCCGCGCGGCGCTCCCCACGATCAACGAGCTGCGCGGGCGCGGCGCCGCGCTCGTGCTCTGCTCGCACCTCGGCCGGCCGAAGGGCCGCGATCCTGAGTTCTCGCTGCGGCCGGCCTCCCAGCGCCTCGGCGAGCTGATCGGCAAGCGCGTGCACCAGGCGCCCGAGGTGGTGGGGCCGGAGGTGCGCCGCGGGGTGGGCCGGCTCGAGGCGGGGGAGGTGCTCGTGCTCGAGAACACGCGCTTCGAGCCGGGGGAGACGAAGAACGATCCGGAGCTGTCGCGCGAGCTGGCGTCGCTCGCCGAGGCGTATGTGAACGACGCCTTCGGCTCCGCGCACCGCGCCCATGCGAGCACCGCCGGCGTGACCGAGTTCCTGCGCCCGGCGGTTGCCGGCCATCTCCTCGAGCGCGAGGTCACCACGCTGGAGGGGCTGGTCGAGAATCCCGAGCGCCCGCTCGTGGTGGTGCTCGGCGGCGCGAAGGTCACCGACAAGGTGAAGCTGATCGAGCGCTTCATGGACATCGCCGACGCGATCCTCATCGGCGGCGCGATGTGCTTCGCGTTCTTCAAGGCGCAGGGCAAGCCGATCGGCGATTCGCTCGTGTACGAGGAGGGCGTGGAGGTGGCGCACGACGTGCTCGAGCTCGCCGAGCGGTCGAGCTGCCGGCTGCTCCTGCCGCTCGACCTCGTGCTCGGCAGGACCTTCGATTCCGACACCGAGCGGATGGAACTCGACGGCACCGACGTGCCCGATGGCTGGATGGGTCTCGACGTTGGGCCGAAGACCGGCGAGGCGTACGGTCGCGAGATCGCGGCGGCCGGGAGCGTGTTCTGGAACGGGCCGATGGGAGCGTTCGAGTTGAAGCCGTTCGCCGCCGGCACCCGCTCCCTAGCCGAGGCGGTGGCGGGCGCGCCGGGCACCACGGTGGTGGGTGGGGGCGACAGCGCCGCGGCCCTCGCCGAGTTCGGCCTCGCCGACAAGGTCACGCACCTGTCCACCGGCGGCGGCGCGTCGCTCGAGCTGCTCGAGGGCCGGGAGCTGCCCGGAGTGGAGGCGCTCGACGATGCCTAACCGAACGCCGTACATCGCGGGCAACTGGAAGATGTTCAAGACGGTGGCGGAGGCCCGCGCGTTCGTGAAGGACTTCCGTCCGCGGATCGAGGGTGTGGAAGGTGTGGACGTGGGGGTGTGCGTTCCCTTCACCGCGCTGGCCGCGACCGTCGAGGAGTGCGAGGGCACCGGCATCAAGGTCTCCGCGCAGAACATGCACCAGGAGGCGGAGGGCGCGTACACCGGCGAGGTTGCCGCGCCGATGCTCACCGAGCTCGGCGTGAAGGGCGTGGTGCTCGGCCACTCGGAGCGGCGGCAGTACTTTGGCGAGACCGATCGCGCTCTGCAGGAGAAGGTGCCGGCCGCGCTCGCCGCGGGGCTCGAGCCCATCCTGTGCGTGGGGGAGAGCGAGGAGGAGCGCGAGCAGGGCGAGACCGAGCGCCGGCTTCGTCACCAGGTGCAGGAGGCGCTCGAGAAGGTGGATGCGGGAGACCTCGCCAAGGTTGTGATCGCCTACGAGCCGATCTGGGCGATCGGCACCGGCAAGGTGGCGACGAGCGAGCAGGCGCAGGACGCGATCGGCTTCATCCGCGCACTCGTGGGCGACCGCTCGAAGGCGGCGGCCGATCATGTGCGCGTGCTCTACGGCGGCAGCATGAAGCCGGACAACGCCGCGGAGATCCTCGCCCAGCCGGACGTGGACGGCGGCCTCGTGGGCGGGGCGAGCCTGGATCCCGAGAGCTTCGCGGCGATCGTGTCAGCCGCTGCCGGCGCGCGATGAGCATGCCGGACGGGCCAGGCAAGCCGCCGGTGCCGGCGGTGTGCCTCGTGGTGCTGGACGGCTGGGGCTGCGCGCCCGACGGGCCGGGCAACGCGATCTCGCAGGCGAAGACGCCGGTGTTCGACGAGCTGTGGGAGCGCCACCGGCACACGCAGCTCACCACCTGGGGGCGCGCGGTCGGGCTGCCCGAGGGGCAGATGGGCAACAGCGAGGTGGGCCACCTCAACCTCGGCGCCGGGGCGGTGGTGAGGCAGGACCTCACGCGCATCGACGACGCGGTGGAGGACGGCTCGTTCTTCCACAACCCGGTGCTGAAGAAGATCTGCGCCGCCGGGCGCGAGAGCGGGAGGCTGCACCTCCTCGGCCTTGTGTCCAAGGGCGGCGTGCACTCCGGCTGGGACCATCTGCGCGCCTGCATCGAGATGGCCGGCCGCGAGGAGGTGCCGGACATCGTGCTCCACGCGTTCACCGATGGCCGCGACACCGCGCCCGACTCCGGCGCCGGTTACGTGGCGGAGGCGGAGGGCTGGCTGCGTGAGGCCGGCGGGCGCGTGGCGAGCGTGACGGGCCGCTACTACGCCATGGACCGCGACAAGCGCTGGGACCGCACCAAGCTCGCCTACGACGCGATCGTGCACGGCGAGGCGGACACGCCTCACGCGGACAGCGGCGAGGCCGCGGTGCGAGCGGCCTATGAGCGCGGCGAGACGGACGAGTTCATCAAGCCCACGCTCGTGGGCGAGGAGGGCCGCGTCCGCGATGGCGACGCCGTGCTCTTCTTCAATTTCCGCCCGGACCGTGCGCGGCAGCTCACTCGCGCGCTATGCGAGCCCGACTTCGACGAGTTCGACCGCGGTGATGCCCCAAAGATCGCGTACGCCTCGCTCACGCAGTACCAGGAGGACTGGGACTACGACGTGGCGTTCGAGCCCGACCGCCCGAGCGTCACGCTCGCCTCCACGCTCGCGGATGAGGGGGCCTCTCAGCTTCACGTTGCGGAGACCGAGAAGTACGCGCACGTCACCTACTTCTTCAACGGCGGGGAGGAGCACGAGTATCCCGGGGAGGAGCGCTACCTCGTGGACTCGCCGCGCGACGTGCCGACCTACGACCACAAGCCCGAGATGAGCGCGCGAGCCGCGGCCGATACGTTCGCCGAGCACTGGCGCGACGGCGACTACCGCTTCGGGATCATCAACTTCGCGAACCCGGACATGGTGGGCCACACCGGGGTGATCGAGGCGGCCGTGAAGGCCGTGGAGACCGTGGACGAGTGCCTCGGCACGGTGGTGGAGGCGGTGCACGCGAAGGGCGGCGCCTGCGTGATCACGGCCGACCACGGCAACTGCGACCACATGCTCGAGGAGGACGGCAGCCCGAACACCGCGCACTCGCTCAACCCGGTGCCGCTGATCGTCACGGCGGACGTGGGTGAGCTGCGGGATGGGGGCATCCTCGCGGACGTCGCGCCCACCGTGCTGGCGCTACTCGGGGAGAAGCAGCCGGACGCGATGACCGGGCAGTCCCTCGTCGACGGCGACTGAACGCGCAACGGCGGCGTGTGGCCGAGGCGGAGATGCACCGTCAGCTCCGCGCTGCTTTCGCGCTGAACAAAGTTGACAGCCAGAGACTTAGGTTTCTATACTCCAGGGCACTGGTATTCCCCTGTCATCCACGGAGGTGGCAAAGATGGCACTTTTGATGAAGCCAGAGCCGTTTTCTTCGGAGATCAACCGTCTCTTCGACACCCTTTTCGACACGGCCAACGGCAGCATGAACCGCTCGCAGCGTTGGATGCCTGCGATGGATCTCATTGAGGCCGAGGATCATTTCCTCCTCAAGGCGGATCTTCCAGGTGTGAGCGAGGAGGACGTCACGATCGAGGTGCAGGACAACGTCCTCACGGTCTCCGGTGAGCGGAAGGCCGAGCACGAGCGCAAGGAGAAGGGCTTCTACCGCCTGGAGCGTTCGTTCGGCCGCTTCAGCCGCTCGCTCACCCTCCCCGAGGGCGTGGATGCCGACGCGATCAGCGCGTCTTTCGACAAGGGTGTGCTCGCGGTGAGCATCCCGAAGCCGGAGGAGCGCAAGCCTCGCCGAATCAGCATCGGTGGCGGCACGCCCGCCACGCTCGAGGGCACGGCCACAGACAAGTAAGCGGCGCTCGCCCGCTCGCGACAATAGTCTCGGGCGGGCGATGAGCTCGTTCAAGATCGACGCCCGCGATGGCTCCGCCCGCGCGGGCGTTCTCGTTACGCCGCACGGCCACGTGCACACGCCGGCATTCGTCCCGCTCGCCACGAGCGCGACGGTGAAGACGCTGCACTCGGCCGAGGTGGCCGGGCTCGGCTACGAGATGGTGCTCGGCAACACGTTCCACCTCTTCATCAGGCCGGGGCACGAGCACATTGCGCGCATGGGCGGGCTGCACGAGTTCATGGCGTGGCGGCGGCCGATCATCACGGACTCCGGCGGCTTTCAGGTGTTCTCGATGGGCCACGGCTCGGTGGCGGACGAGATCAAGGGACGGCGCGGCCAGCGCGAGAGCCGCATCCTCTCCATCGACGAGGAGGGCGTGCGCTTCCAGTCCTACGCCGATGGCAGCGAGCGCTTCATGGGACCGGAGACCTCGATGGAGGTGCAGGCCGCGCTCGGCTCGGACATCGCGCTCGCGTTCGACGAGTGCACACCGTTCCACGTGGATCGCGATTACACAGCCCGCTCGACCGCGCGCACGCACCGCTGGCTCGACCGCTGCATCGACTGGCAGCGAGCGAACGCGCCCGAGGGGCAGATGCTCTACGGAATCGTGCAGGGCGGTGTGTATGAGGATCTGCGGATCGAGTCGGCGGAGAGGGTCGCGTCCTCGGACGTGGACGGTGTGGCGGTTGGCGGCTCGCTTGGGCAGGAGAAGGCGCAGATGCAAGAGGTGGTGGAGTGGGCACTGCGTCCGGTGCGCGACGAGCAGCCGCGGCACCTGCTCGGCATCGGCGACGTGGACGACATCCTGCACGCGGTGGCCGCCGGCATCGACACCTTCGACTGCGCGACCCCCACGCGCCTCGCCCGCCACGGCACGGCGCTCGTGCCGGATCCCGCCGCGCGCTGGCGGCTCGATCTCACCAAGCCCCAGTGGCGCGAGAGCCGCGAGCCGGTCGCGGACGGCTGCCCGTGCCCGGCTTGCAGGGAGCACACGCGCGGCTACCTCCACTACCTCGCGCGCGCGAAGGAGCTCACGTCCGCACGCCTCATCACTCTCCACAACCTCACCTTCATGGCGCTCCTGATGAAGCAGATCCGCGACGTGATCCGTCAGGGCGAGCTGGCTGCCTACTCCGCGCTGGTGCTGGGCGGTCAGGGGCCTTACTGATCCCATCCGGGGGAATCGACCCGTGTTATAAGGGGACGTGCCTCGCGCCCTCCGTCCTCTTTTCGCGGCCCTTGCTGCCGTCGCGTTGGCGCTTCCGGTGAGCGCCTCCGCCGCCACGCCGTACGATCCCGACAGCTTCAGCCTGTCGACCGATTCGTCGGCGGACGTGCACGTGATGAGCGGGGCGTGCACCTTCGATACGAACACGGGTGCGATCTCCGGCGGCACGGGTTGCCCAACGCGCGATAACGGCACGGGCGTCGTGGACAACGGCATCGGCGCCGTGATCGTCCCCTCGGGAGACACGAACGAGCCGGACACTCTCGAGTTCGTGATGAATAGCCTGACTGTCGATTCCGGCGCGTCGATAACGTTCGTCGGCAGTCGGAACCTGGCGCTCGCCACGCTGCACGATCTGACGGTCGGCAGCGGCGCGCTCGTGAACGCTAACGGCCTTGGTGGCCCGGGCGGCTACGCCGGTGGGGGGCAGGGCCCGGGTGGCGGGGACCACGGAGCCACCTGCGGCGCTTCGGGCGGAGGTGGCAGCTTCGGCGGTTTTGGCGGCGACGGAGGCAACGGCGTCCCCAGTGGGGGCTTGTACGGCTCCTCGGATCAGTCTCAGCTCTTGGGCCAGGGCAGCGGCGGCGGGGGCGCGGCACTAGGCGCCGGCTGCGGAACCCAGGCCGCCGGAAACGGTGGCGGCGGAGTCGCGTTGATCGCCATGGGAACCCTGGCGATCGACGGCACAGTCTCGGCTGACGGGACACCCACCACTGGCCCCACCAGCAACCTGCCCAACCAGGGCGGGCCCGGCGGCGGCTCAGGTGGGGCGATTCTTCTTATGGCACCGCACCTGGCGCTGGCGAATCAATTCGTCGCGCACGCCAAGGGAGGGTACGGCTACTCGACCGGCATGCAATTTGGAGATGGTGGAGGCGGTGGAGGTGGCGGCCGCATCTTCATGTTGAGCGACCAATCCTCAAGCGCACTTAGCACCAGCTCCGACGTGCCTGGCGGAATGGGCGGCGCGGCGCACAACATCAGCGGCTCCGGGCTGGGAGGCAAGAACGGCGACGCTGGGTCGCTCGACTCCGGCGCGTTCCTCACGCTCGCGGGCCCGCAGACCAAGCAGGCGGGCCAGGCCGCGGCATTCACGGCTACGCAGGCATTTGGCCACTCAGCCCTCTCCTGGAACTTCGGCGACGGCACGAGCGGCACGGGCACGAATCCCAGCCACACGTACACGGCGCCCGGCACCTACACGGTGACGGTCACCGCAACTCTCACCGACAGTGGCGAGACAGCCATCGCGCAGGGTTCGATCACGATCACGCCCGCGCCCACGCCGCCGGGCGGACCCGGCGGTGGCGGCGGCACGCCGACACCCACGCCGGTCCCACTGCCCGCCCCCGCGGTGCAGCACTGCATCGTCCCGAAGCTCAAGGGCCTTTCGCTCAGCGCCGCGAAGAGGAAGCTCGCCCACGCCCACTGCAAGCTCGGCAAGGTGAAGAAGCCGAAGTTCCGGAAGGGGACGAAGAAGCGGAAGCTGGTAATCGTCAAGCAGCCAAAGGCGAACAAAATGCTGCCCGCGGGGACAAAGATCAACGTCACGCTCGCCCCAGCGAAGCCAAAGCACCACCGTGGCTAGAGCCGGCGGCCTCCGACCTCCGGCCTCCGCCCTACTTCTCGTTGTCCTGAATCAGCTGCTTGAGCCCGTCGATCTGGCCATGAACGTCGCCTGAGTTCACCGGCCCCTTGTTGGCGCCGCCGCCGTTCGTGACGATCAGGACCACGGCCACGATCGCGAGGATCACGGCGAGTGCGATCACGAGCCGCCGGAGCCCCTCGCCGCGGCCCGACTTGCGGCGCGCCGGCTGACGCTCTCTCGCCCGCGCGGCCGCGGGCGCCGGCGCCGACTCCATCATGCTCGTGCGAGGCGGCAGCGGATCCATCCGGCCCATCTGCGTGCGCGGGAGCGCCTGAGTAGCGTCGGGGTCACCCGCACCGAGCGCGCCGGTGCGCTGCAGCACCTGCGTCACCTCGCTCTGATCGCCGCGGAA
Coding sequences:
- the tpiA gene encoding triose-phosphate isomerase, whose translation is MPNRTPYIAGNWKMFKTVAEARAFVKDFRPRIEGVEGVDVGVCVPFTALAATVEECEGTGIKVSAQNMHQEAEGAYTGEVAAPMLTELGVKGVVLGHSERRQYFGETDRALQEKVPAALAAGLEPILCVGESEEEREQGETERRLRHQVQEALEKVDAGDLAKVVIAYEPIWAIGTGKVATSEQAQDAIGFIRALVGDRSKAAADHVRVLYGGSMKPDNAAEILAQPDVDGGLVGGASLDPESFAAIVSAAAGAR
- a CDS encoding Hsp20/alpha crystallin family protein: MDLIEAEDHFLLKADLPGVSEEDVTIEVQDNVLTVSGERKAEHERKEKGFYRLERSFGRFSRSLTLPEGVDADAISASFDKGVLAVSIPKPEERKPRRISIGGGTPATLEGTATDK
- the gpmI gene encoding 2,3-bisphosphoglycerate-independent phosphoglycerate mutase, producing MPDGPGKPPVPAVCLVVLDGWGCAPDGPGNAISQAKTPVFDELWERHRHTQLTTWGRAVGLPEGQMGNSEVGHLNLGAGAVVRQDLTRIDDAVEDGSFFHNPVLKKICAAGRESGRLHLLGLVSKGGVHSGWDHLRACIEMAGREEVPDIVLHAFTDGRDTAPDSGAGYVAEAEGWLREAGGRVASVTGRYYAMDRDKRWDRTKLAYDAIVHGEADTPHADSGEAAVRAAYERGETDEFIKPTLVGEEGRVRDGDAVLFFNFRPDRARQLTRALCEPDFDEFDRGDAPKIAYASLTQYQEDWDYDVAFEPDRPSVTLASTLADEGASQLHVAETEKYAHVTYFFNGGEEHEYPGEERYLVDSPRDVPTYDHKPEMSARAAADTFAEHWRDGDYRFGIINFANPDMVGHTGVIEAAVKAVETVDECLGTVVEAVHAKGGACVITADHGNCDHMLEEDGSPNTAHSLNPVPLIVTADVGELRDGGILADVAPTVLALLGEKQPDAMTGQSLVDGD
- the gap gene encoding type I glyceraldehyde-3-phosphate dehydrogenase, whose amino-acid sequence is MAVRVGINGFGRIGRNVLRAAHAAEADIEWVGVNDLFDTKTLAHLFKYDSILGPFPGEVEATDDAIVVDGKELKVFAEKDPAALPWGDLGVEVVIESTGHFTDREGAAKHLDAGAKKVIISAPAKGPDATIVLGVNDEVYDPDQHDVVSNASCTTNCLAPPTKVLHDTFGIKHGLMTTIHAYTADQRLQDAPHKDLRRARAAALNLIPTSTGAAKAIGLVIPELEGKLNGTSVRAPVPTGSLVDLVVTVEKETSVDEVNAAMREHADSGRMEGILQYTEDPIVSTDIEQSPYSSIFDAGMTMVVDGTMVKIGAWYDNEWGYSNRLIDLTERVVAGAPAGAGS
- a CDS encoding phosphoglycerate kinase, which codes for MAAFRKKTVRDLDVREGMPVLVRVDFNVPLDDGRVTDDARIRAALPTINELRGRGAALVLCSHLGRPKGRDPEFSLRPASQRLGELIGKRVHQAPEVVGPEVRRGVGRLEAGEVLVLENTRFEPGETKNDPELSRELASLAEAYVNDAFGSAHRAHASTAGVTEFLRPAVAGHLLEREVTTLEGLVENPERPLVVVLGGAKVTDKVKLIERFMDIADAILIGGAMCFAFFKAQGKPIGDSLVYEEGVEVAHDVLELAERSSCRLLLPLDLVLGRTFDSDTERMELDGTDVPDGWMGLDVGPKTGEAYGREIAAAGSVFWNGPMGAFELKPFAAGTRSLAEAVAGAPGTTVVGGGDSAAALAEFGLADKVTHLSTGGGASLELLEGRELPGVEALDDA
- the rapZ gene encoding RNase adapter RapZ translates to MPSWRKALRLTTGRPLSGSIEDFVVITGFSGAGKSQAMACFEDAGYFCVDNLPPEMILSLADLFQHEGSKVERAAVVSDVRGGEFFEGLLQVLDELEERGTDYRLLFLDASEQELVNRYKETRRRHPLASGGEVGGGIHRERELLEPIRERADVRIDTTDMSASRLRRVVADKMLTPETKGKLAVTFLTYGFKHGTPREADLSFDVRFLPNPHWEPDLRDLTGRDRAVIDYVNNADGLHEFYDRLVPLLDYLLPAYIREGKSHLTIGIGCTGGRHRSVVIAEHLAEVYGDREGLLVDVVHRDVDKPPRRP
- the uvrC gene encoding excinuclease ABC subunit UvrC; this translates as MATETAQPTDREERIRAQRRALPDAPGVYLFRGSNRKVLYVGKAKSLKKRVQSHFSSPSTRGSTDLLDEIDNIEFIATQTEAEALLAEQTFIRQYRPRYNVRLRDDKSYPYIAISLDEDFPRVYFTREKHRRGRAYFGPFSNAKRVRETLDLLGKVFQFRTCDGPEPGRASGSPCLDYFIKRCQAPCVGYVSKEEYRHSVESIVAFLSGRYRQIERDLEKEMKQAAADQEFEQAALLRNRLKAVRSLLERQRISNESVGTLDAVAVAAEGTDANAQVFQVRDGVLADRQSFYLENAAGRDEAEVAEEFVLQYYATSPAIPPQVIVPRGLRRTDVLEEALSDQRGAPVEIRHAERGDKRRIFELAERNARLALDQDRLRSEHRRVQRIEALEGLQRELGLEQIPMRIECFDISNLGETHTVASMVVFEGGSPKKSDYRRFGIREAAQDDFAAMQEVLTRRMAQYVAQRERSPHEKSYDASFATAPGLIVIDGGRGQLSAGLQALTEFRDMGVSVVSLAKRIEEIFLPGISTPIVLPHDTPALQLLQRVRDEAHRFAIEFHRGRRDKAMTRSILDELPGVGPTRKRLLLQHFGSPERFLQASREELEAVPGLPGKVAREIHEYVHKIR
- a CDS encoding YbdK family carboxylate-amine ligase, giving the protein MESGKIASHLAMTNAATTRSPEWSVWRPSPLTIGIEEEFMLVDPSDWSLAFRSDEVLATLPAELRGRVSPETHAAVMETQTGVHVLVADAVAELAQLRDALAEALSAHGLRPAVAGTHPAAVWSETTVSGQRRYREVADSLRVLARREPTLATHIHVGVPTAGAAVRLQNGMRKHLPLLLALSANSPFWQGRETGFCSTRVSLFDAFPRTGPPRLFGGYADWVQAVERLIRSGAIADPSFLWWDIRLQPRYGTVEIRIMDAQTTVDDVAALAALVQSLAALELERDVARAEGPAAEVIEENRFLAARDGMNARLIDPESGGRIPAALELERTLRACVPHAEHLGCDAQLAAVSSLAVATGAARQIEDAREGDLRRVTEALSRAYLAEHRVLVGAA